In Candidatus Binatia bacterium, the DNA window CCGCGGCCAGCTCGAGAAGGCTGCCGCTGCCTCAGGACCCGCAAACCCCGAAGTCCAGCTGGCCCTCGCCAGAAACTACGAGGATGCGGGCGACGCCGACGACGCCGTTGAGGCGTACAAAGCCTATCTCGAGGCCGCACCGCAGGGCGCTGCCGTTTCGGCCGTTCAGGCAGCCGTCGTCAATCTCGGAGGTACGCTGCCGGCACCCGCAGCGCCAAGCTTCCCCGGCAACATTCAGGTCAGTCAGCAGTAGGCTGCGCGGCGGAACGACTTCAGGCCCTCAGTCGTTCGCGGGCAAGCCCTGAGGCCCCCGGTGCGCTTGTCCGCGCGGAATCGCGAGCATTTGAAGCCCCCGGACGGGAAAAATCCCCGGAGCGAAGCCATCACAGGATCCGGGCACTGCCGACCCAATCGCCCCCGGCTTTGCGACGTCGCAATGTCTGATAAGATCCATTATGACAAATAGCAAGAATCGGACACGGCGCTCCTGACGGGCTGCTCCCCGGCCCCTTGACCTAAGGGATCCGCGTCTCCGCCGGACCGAACCCCGTGCCGACTTCAAGCGCCGAGCTCAACAGCTGGCGTCGAGTCTCGCTCAGTCCTCCGCTGGCGAATCAGGTGGATCGGGAACGTCGGCCATTCGCTCGCGTGCGGACTGAGCGTCAGCTGGCTGGATACGCGCCAAGGCGCTGCGCGTGCGAACGCTGTCCGGCTCGAGGCGCTGCAACTGCTCCAGATAACCCCGGGCCGCGAGTCGTCGATCCTCGTGCAAGGCAATCTCGGCGAGCAGCGACAGTACGGTACCATCCGCTGGATCCGCCTCACGCGCCCGAACGAGCAACTGGCGCGCGGCATCGGCTTGGCGGTTGCGATAATACAGCCGGCCCAAGGCTTTCAGCGCATCCGGATTCCAGGGAGAAAGCTTCAATGCCTCCTCATAGTGCCCCAGCGCGCTGCGTGGGCGCCCTTTCCGGACGGCTTCGCGGCCCATCCGCAGCAGATTGCGACTTTCGGCCGTAAACTCACGGACCTCGGCTGCCACGTGAAGCTCATCGTCCTCGAGAGCTGCCGACTTTAGCTTACCCTGTGGCCCGAGATAGGCTCTCACCAAGGCCAGAGACTCCTCCCGGTCCGAAACACCCAGGAAAACCCTTCCGAGAGAATCGACTGTA includes these proteins:
- a CDS encoding tetratricopeptide repeat protein; translated protein: MRRELFLRIHREDHTVDSLGRVFLGVSDREESLALVRAYLGPQGKLKSAALEDDELHVAAEVREFTAESRNLLRMGREAVRKGRPRSALGHYEEALKLSPWNPDALKALGRLYYRNRQADAARQLLVRAREADPADGTVLSLLAEIALHEDRRLAARGYLEQLQRLEPDSVRTRSALARIQPADAQSARERMADVPDPPDSPAED